A window of Deltaproteobacteria bacterium contains these coding sequences:
- the pqqC gene encoding pyrroloquinoline-quinone synthase PqqC, with translation MSTTETRPLWTPKEFEQQLRAVGEEGYHDKHPFHVLMHEGKLTKRQLQAWIENRFYYQVMIPKKDSAIMAKMTTPVERRAWIQRIIDHDGTPGQEAGGIHKWLVLGEAAGLRREDMESLRYVLPAVRFAVDAYLTLVQTHSLVEAVGSSLTELFAPTLMSRRLPAFEVHYPWVEQRGLEYFRSRLIQAPRDVEFGLDYVVKNCTTRDLQERVVRVLTIKCHILWSLLDAVHFAYVTPGLPPPLWGK, from the coding sequence ATGAGTACAACTGAAACCCGACCACTGTGGACACCGAAGGAGTTTGAACAGCAACTACGTGCGGTAGGTGAGGAAGGGTATCATGATAAGCACCCTTTCCATGTATTGATGCACGAGGGCAAGCTCACCAAGCGCCAATTGCAAGCGTGGATTGAGAATCGCTTTTACTATCAGGTCATGATTCCCAAGAAAGATTCGGCGATCATGGCTAAGATGACCACGCCAGTCGAACGACGGGCATGGATTCAGCGGATTATCGACCACGATGGTACACCTGGCCAGGAAGCGGGCGGTATTCACAAGTGGCTGGTGTTGGGTGAGGCAGCCGGACTGCGCCGCGAAGACATGGAAAGCCTTCGCTACGTGCTTCCTGCGGTGCGATTCGCTGTCGATGCCTATTTGACCTTAGTACAGACCCATTCGTTGGTTGAAGCGGTGGGGTCGTCTCTCACTGAACTTTTCGCGCCAACGCTGATGTCGCGCCGACTGCCCGCCTTTGAAGTGCACTATCCGTGGGTGGAGCAGCGCGGACTGGAGTATTTTCGTTCGCGCCTTATTCAGGCGCCGCGCGATGTTGAGTTTGGTCTTGATTACGTGGTAAAGAACTGCACAACCCGAGACTTGCAAGAGCGTGTCGTGCGTGTCTTAACTATCAAGTGCCATATATTGTGGAGCCTGCTTGACGCCGTGCATTTCGCCTATGTCACTCCAGGATTGCCACCGCCGTTGTGGGGAAAGTGA
- a CDS encoding ArsC family transcriptional regulator, whose amino-acid sequence MNIQIFGLQKCADTRKAQRFFKERGVRFQFVDLKEKGLSKGELQSVAGRVPLDQLIDRSSARFVEKGLAHASFNAAKIETLLLDDPLLFRTPIVRNGREATVGYCPETWKDWQDRE is encoded by the coding sequence ATGAATATCCAAATTTTCGGTTTGCAAAAATGCGCCGATACCCGCAAAGCGCAACGGTTCTTCAAAGAGCGAGGCGTTCGCTTTCAGTTTGTCGATCTGAAAGAAAAAGGACTCTCAAAAGGTGAGTTACAGTCGGTGGCTGGACGAGTGCCGCTCGATCAGCTCATCGATCGGTCGAGCGCTCGTTTCGTTGAGAAAGGGCTTGCCCACGCTTCATTCAATGCCGCGAAGATTGAGACACTCCTGCTTGATGATCCCTTACTGTTCCGTACGCCGATTGTCCGTAACGGCCGAGAGGCAACCGTGGGGTACTGCCCAGAGACTTGGAAGGATTGGCAAGATCGGGAATGA
- the pqqB gene encoding pyrroloquinoline quinone biosynthesis protein PqqB, with product MRVRVLGSAAGGGFPQWNCNCVNCHGFRSGTLRAQARTQSSLALSADGQRWYLLNASPDIRQQINSSPCLSPQAVPRDTPIQAVLLTNGEIDHITGLLSLRESQPLCVYSTAQVQQWVLETNAVFRGLFRAPTLSQWKIVKPDTRQELVGIDGKSSGLSFEAVRAPGKPPAYLTGLVPESDEATIAYKVTNDATGRTLVYLPAVKSIDAVVRSMLDNCQGFFFDGTCWSDDELVRLGLSQKTSLSMGHVPISGPTGSLAQLASLQGVRKIYTHMNNTNPLLIEDAPERRIVAEAGWDVAFDGMEFEV from the coding sequence GTGCGGGTAAGAGTGCTTGGATCAGCAGCAGGTGGTGGCTTCCCGCAGTGGAACTGTAATTGCGTCAATTGTCACGGGTTTCGCTCAGGCACGCTACGTGCTCAAGCACGGACACAATCTTCGCTGGCTCTGAGTGCGGACGGACAGCGTTGGTATCTGCTTAATGCCAGTCCTGATATTCGTCAACAAATCAATTCTTCTCCTTGCTTGTCGCCCCAGGCCGTCCCACGCGACACGCCGATTCAAGCGGTTCTACTCACTAATGGTGAGATCGACCATATAACTGGCCTTCTCTCTTTGCGCGAGTCGCAACCCCTTTGCGTGTACTCGACGGCCCAGGTGCAGCAGTGGGTGCTAGAGACCAATGCGGTGTTTCGCGGCTTGTTTCGCGCGCCAACCTTGAGCCAATGGAAGATTGTGAAGCCAGACACCCGCCAGGAGCTGGTTGGCATAGATGGTAAGAGTAGCGGCCTCTCGTTTGAAGCAGTGCGTGCCCCAGGAAAGCCGCCTGCGTATCTCACCGGCTTGGTGCCTGAGTCGGATGAAGCGACCATCGCATATAAAGTGACCAATGATGCGACTGGCCGTACGCTGGTCTATCTTCCGGCGGTAAAAAGTATTGACGCGGTGGTCCGCTCCATGTTGGACAATTGTCAGGGCTTCTTTTTCGATGGCACCTGTTGGTCTGACGATGAGTTGGTTCGCTTGGGCCTCTCGCAGAAGACCTCTCTTTCAATGGGCCATGTTCCCATCAGCGGACCAACAGGCAGCTTAGCGCAGTTGGCGTCGTTGCAAGGGGTGCGAAAAATTTATACGCATATGAACAACACCAACCCGCTGCTCATTGAAGATGCGCCCGAGCGGCGGATTGTCGCCGAGGCTGGCTGGGATGTGGCATTTGATGGTATGGAATTCGAGGTTTGA
- a CDS encoding HAMP domain-containing histidine kinase gives MVDEKHQSDADAKASQASSEQQPVAQERTLESQSQLDPEVLEKALTELDRTKNLLQHEAAARQQAERELRKAKDITEATIRAREEFLATMSHELRTPLSVVLGYTDLLEGGEFGDLTDQQTEVLKRVRKNAGDLLGLIDALLDASHLQVGRSALSLTEIRLGELLEEVWKETEELRAVSPLDFVFEVQDPEMGFSTDVDKIKIVLRNLLSNARKFTDRGQVTLRGQRKDLGVEICVVDTGIGMEKEEVPFAFQPFRKVGTTETQRRGGAGLGLYIVKNFLDLLKGTITVESEVGRGSTFRIWLPLTPR, from the coding sequence GTGGTAGATGAAAAACACCAGTCAGATGCTGACGCTAAGGCGAGTCAAGCGAGCAGCGAACAACAGCCCGTTGCACAAGAGCGCACCTTGGAGTCTCAGTCGCAACTCGACCCCGAGGTATTAGAAAAGGCTCTGACAGAACTCGATCGCACGAAAAATTTGCTACAGCATGAAGCCGCTGCGCGTCAGCAAGCGGAACGTGAACTGCGGAAAGCCAAAGATATCACCGAAGCAACGATTCGTGCCCGAGAAGAGTTTCTGGCAACGATGAGCCATGAACTGCGTACTCCTCTTAGCGTCGTGTTGGGCTATACCGACCTCTTAGAGGGAGGAGAGTTTGGCGATTTGACCGACCAGCAAACTGAGGTTCTCAAACGAGTGAGAAAAAATGCTGGTGATTTGTTGGGCCTTATTGATGCGCTCCTCGATGCCAGTCATCTCCAGGTGGGCCGTTCTGCCCTTTCTCTGACAGAGATCCGTTTGGGTGAACTCCTCGAAGAGGTATGGAAAGAGACAGAGGAGTTACGGGCCGTCTCACCGCTAGACTTTGTGTTCGAGGTACAAGATCCGGAGATGGGGTTCTCTACGGACGTCGACAAAATAAAGATTGTGTTACGGAATTTGCTCAGCAATGCGCGGAAATTTACCGACCGAGGACAGGTCACTCTCCGAGGACAGCGAAAAGACCTTGGTGTCGAGATCTGTGTCGTTGATACGGGAATTGGAATGGAAAAGGAAGAAGTGCCCTTTGCCTTTCAGCCATTTCGTAAAGTAGGGACTACCGAGACACAACGTCGAGGGGGAGCAGGGCTTGGGCTCTATATCGTCAAGAATTTCTTAGATTTGCTGAAGGGGACGATTACGGTAGAGAGTGAAGTGGGCCGTGGTTCGACGTTTCGGATTTGGCTTCCGCTGACACCGAGATAG
- the pqqE gene encoding pyrroloquinoline quinone biosynthesis protein PqqE, with protein sequence MAAPRPYTLVAELTYRCPLRCPYCSNPIDLQLKKGELTTEQWCQVFSDAAELGVIQLHLSGGEPTVRKDLPELIRHARKCDLYTNLITGGTLVSEDDLREFRDCGLDHVQLSIQDTDRETAELIAGVRSYDKKLEVARQITKLGLPLTLNVVVHRYNIGHVPELIALGAELGAQRLELANSQYVSWALQNRNTLLPTQAQRDEAAAIAREARERYRGKMEIVFVQVDYLTKEPKPCMGGWARTYMLITPTGEVLPCHAAHTIPNLHFDNVQQQSLKTIWPESPALNAFRGDAWMEEPCRSCPNKAKDFGGCRCQAFLLTGDPAATDPVCHLSPRHDVIVEAIATAEHVDNAPLVYRDQKNSERLLSRL encoded by the coding sequence ATGGCTGCTCCTCGCCCGTATACGCTCGTTGCCGAGCTGACTTACCGCTGCCCATTACGCTGTCCGTATTGTTCGAATCCCATCGATCTGCAGCTCAAAAAAGGTGAACTGACCACCGAGCAGTGGTGCCAAGTGTTTTCTGATGCTGCTGAGTTAGGTGTTATTCAGCTGCATCTCTCTGGCGGTGAGCCCACGGTTCGCAAAGACCTGCCGGAGTTGATACGTCACGCGCGCAAATGTGATCTGTACACCAACCTCATTACGGGTGGGACGTTAGTGAGTGAGGACGACTTGCGGGAGTTTCGAGACTGCGGTCTTGATCACGTGCAGTTAAGCATCCAAGATACCGATCGCGAAACAGCGGAGCTGATTGCTGGCGTCCGTTCGTATGACAAGAAGTTAGAAGTCGCGCGACAAATTACCAAGCTTGGCTTGCCACTAACGCTGAATGTTGTGGTGCATCGCTATAACATTGGCCATGTGCCAGAGCTTATTGCTCTCGGCGCGGAACTTGGTGCTCAGCGACTAGAGCTTGCCAATAGTCAATACGTGTCGTGGGCATTGCAAAATAGGAACACCCTGTTGCCAACCCAAGCGCAACGTGATGAGGCCGCGGCCATAGCCCGGGAGGCACGCGAACGCTATCGCGGCAAAATGGAAATTGTCTTCGTGCAGGTTGACTATCTGACGAAGGAACCTAAACCCTGTATGGGAGGGTGGGCACGGACGTACATGCTCATCACACCAACCGGCGAAGTATTGCCGTGTCACGCTGCCCACACCATTCCCAATCTCCACTTTGATAATGTGCAGCAGCAATCGTTGAAGACGATATGGCCTGAGTCGCCAGCACTGAATGCGTTTCGTGGCGATGCGTGGATGGAAGAGCCGTGCCGTAGTTGCCCGAATAAAGCGAAGGATTTTGGCGGTTGCCGCTGTCAGGCGTTTCTATTGACCGGTGACCCTGCCGCTACCGATCCTGTTTGTCATCTGTCTCCTCGCCATGATGTCATTGTTGAGGCTATAGCTACGGCAGAACACGTGGACAATGCTCCGCTTGTGTATCGGGATCAAAAAAACAGCGAACGATTATTGAGTCGCTTATGA
- a CDS encoding M1 family metallopeptidase yields MADTQTHGASAVDEQAYKLPTNVRPDRYQIRLTPDLTAFTFAGEEIVTIEVLEPTAEICLNAAELQIHAVSIVSKSGKKVVGTATLDEINQRALLKLPDQLARGSYELQLTFSGILNDKLHGFYRSTYKDTQGNDKVLASTQFEATDARRAFPCWDEPAWKAVFQTTFIIPEHLTAISNTAVVRESPLPGTGKKEVVFADSIKMSTYLVAFIVGEFEGTEPVHVGKTPVRVWAVPGKRHLAPFGQEIGAASLRFFSDYYQYPYPGDKLDLIAIPDFAFGAMENLGAVTYRETALLVDPHNAARRDLERVANIVSHENAHMWFGDLVTMRWWNGLWLNEAFATFMAALAVDHIKPEWQQWTSFAVSRASAMQVDGLQSTRPIEFPVHRPEEAQGMFDVLTYQKGAAVLRMLEQYLGAEAFRAGISLYLKKHEYANTETTDLWDAIEEASRQPARALMDSWIFQPGYPMLKVEVQGNDVVISQQRFRYSSDGNSQPQLWHVPIFLRAKTAQGIHEQKALLTSTDIRLTLSSQPEWVVVNSGGHGFYRVQYSRDLQKCLTNNLDKILTAVERFNLINDTWAAAQAGLTPMTTYLDLLSLFREETDPNVWNVILASAQYLDYLLDAPQRPALQKFLRHLLTPIVQKLGWNPQAGESDLIGQLRGDLLTALGTLGADTTIQAEARTRYAQYKQNPTSIDRNVVPALVSIVAACGDLAEYEEFTSQYKQAKTPQDETRYLFALATFRSPELFERTLQLTINGEVRTQNAPYLMRALLLNTELRERAWQYMKDHWDEMGRQYPDNSIGRMCEGILSLVTPQREAEVINFFASHPVKQAEKTVQQHLEKLRIAVAGKERDAAKIARYLTQQV; encoded by the coding sequence ATGGCAGATACCCAAACACATGGAGCGTCGGCTGTTGATGAGCAGGCGTATAAATTACCAACCAATGTTCGCCCGGATCGTTATCAGATCCGCCTTACTCCAGATTTGACCGCCTTCACTTTTGCCGGCGAGGAAATCGTAACAATTGAGGTGTTAGAGCCAACGGCGGAGATTTGTCTCAACGCCGCAGAGCTGCAAATTCATGCTGTCTCGATTGTCTCAAAGAGTGGGAAGAAAGTCGTTGGAACCGCCACCCTGGATGAGATCAATCAACGTGCGCTGTTGAAGCTCCCTGATCAGCTTGCACGCGGTTCATATGAGCTACAGCTTACGTTTTCCGGAATCCTCAACGACAAGTTACATGGGTTTTATCGCAGCACGTACAAGGATACCCAAGGCAACGATAAGGTGCTCGCTTCCACGCAGTTTGAAGCTACCGATGCACGACGGGCATTTCCCTGTTGGGATGAACCAGCATGGAAAGCCGTATTCCAGACGACCTTTATCATTCCTGAGCATTTGACAGCCATTTCCAACACCGCTGTTGTCCGTGAATCTCCTCTTCCTGGTACTGGGAAGAAAGAGGTCGTCTTCGCCGACAGTATTAAGATGTCGACCTATCTGGTTGCTTTCATTGTCGGCGAGTTTGAGGGCACCGAGCCGGTTCATGTGGGCAAGACACCAGTGCGAGTGTGGGCGGTTCCTGGGAAACGGCACTTAGCACCCTTCGGCCAAGAAATCGGCGCAGCGTCGTTACGATTCTTCAGTGACTACTACCAGTACCCCTACCCTGGCGACAAGCTTGACCTCATCGCTATCCCAGATTTCGCGTTCGGTGCGATGGAAAACCTCGGCGCTGTCACTTATCGTGAGACTGCGTTGCTAGTTGATCCACACAACGCTGCGCGGCGCGATCTCGAACGAGTCGCCAATATCGTCTCGCACGAGAATGCACATATGTGGTTCGGTGATCTCGTCACCATGCGTTGGTGGAATGGATTGTGGTTGAACGAAGCGTTCGCCACATTCATGGCGGCGTTGGCAGTCGATCACATCAAGCCGGAATGGCAGCAGTGGACGAGCTTCGCGGTCTCACGCGCGAGCGCCATGCAAGTCGATGGCTTGCAGAGTACGCGTCCGATTGAATTCCCGGTGCATCGACCTGAAGAAGCACAAGGCATGTTCGATGTGCTGACGTACCAAAAAGGTGCGGCGGTCTTGCGCATGTTAGAGCAGTATCTCGGTGCAGAAGCGTTTCGTGCTGGGATCAGCCTCTATTTGAAAAAGCATGAATATGCGAATACTGAGACCACCGACCTGTGGGATGCCATAGAGGAAGCCTCGCGACAACCAGCACGTGCGCTGATGGATTCGTGGATCTTTCAGCCCGGGTATCCGATGCTGAAAGTGGAGGTGCAAGGGAACGACGTTGTCATTTCCCAGCAGAGATTCCGCTATTCGTCAGATGGAAACAGCCAACCGCAACTCTGGCACGTGCCGATTTTCCTCCGCGCAAAGACGGCACAAGGTATTCATGAACAGAAAGCATTGTTGACCAGTACAGACATACGCCTTACTCTCTCATCACAACCGGAGTGGGTCGTAGTGAACTCCGGGGGCCACGGCTTTTATCGCGTGCAGTACTCACGAGATCTGCAGAAGTGCCTGACAAACAACCTGGACAAAATCCTTACTGCCGTCGAACGCTTCAATCTCATCAACGACACCTGGGCAGCGGCGCAGGCTGGTCTGACACCCATGACGACGTACCTTGATCTCCTCTCGCTGTTCCGTGAGGAGACTGATCCAAATGTCTGGAACGTGATACTGGCATCAGCCCAATATCTCGATTACCTGCTCGATGCGCCGCAGCGACCAGCGTTACAGAAGTTTCTACGCCACCTCCTCACACCGATAGTGCAGAAACTGGGTTGGAATCCACAAGCAGGAGAAAGCGACCTGATCGGCCAGTTACGTGGTGACTTGCTGACTGCGCTCGGCACTCTCGGCGCAGACACAACGATTCAAGCCGAAGCGCGCACCCGCTATGCACAATATAAACAGAATCCAACATCAATAGATCGCAACGTCGTTCCTGCACTGGTCTCGATTGTTGCGGCTTGCGGTGACCTCGCTGAGTACGAGGAATTCACCTCGCAATACAAGCAAGCAAAAACACCGCAAGATGAGACACGCTATTTGTTTGCTCTTGCCACATTTCGTTCGCCCGAATTATTCGAGCGAACGTTACAGCTCACCATCAATGGTGAAGTCCGTACGCAGAATGCCCCTTATCTGATGCGCGCCCTGCTCCTCAACACGGAACTCCGCGAACGTGCATGGCAGTATATGAAAGACCATTGGGACGAGATGGGTCGCCAATATCCAGACAACTCGATCGGCCGGATGTGTGAAGGCATTCTCTCGTTGGTCACGCCTCAGCGAGAAGCAGAGGTCATCAACTTCTTTGCTTCACACCCGGTGAAACAGGCAGAAAAAACTGTGCAGCAACATCTGGAAAAGCTTCGCATTGCAGTCGCGGGAAAAGAGCGAGATGCGGCGAAGATTGCAAGGTATTTGACACAACAGGTCTAA
- the pqqD gene encoding pyrroloquinoline quinone biosynthesis peptide chaperone PqqD: MAELPADFRPRLASKARLRWDAVEKKHMLVFPEAALVLNDSAAAILKLCDGERVVSQVIDALVEQFTGADRNVIAQEVNVLLERLQTRGLLES; encoded by the coding sequence ATGGCTGAACTACCGGCTGATTTCCGTCCGCGACTGGCTTCGAAAGCGCGCTTGCGTTGGGACGCGGTTGAGAAGAAGCACATGCTCGTGTTTCCTGAAGCGGCGTTGGTATTAAATGATAGTGCGGCTGCTATCCTCAAACTGTGCGACGGCGAGCGCGTGGTGTCGCAAGTTATCGATGCTCTGGTTGAGCAATTTACTGGGGCGGATCGTAACGTGATTGCGCAAGAAGTGAACGTCCTGCTTGAACGCTTGCAAACCCGCGGTTTGCTGGAGTCGTAG